CCTCTTCCACGACATACGACCACATGCTGACATCCTCTCCCTGGGTCGACGCATCCAGGGCTAGTGGATCAATCGCGTTCAGGCGTGCCCGCAGTTGATCAGCACGTGCACGGGTCGCCGGCGTGCCCGGCAAGTCGTCATATACCTCGCCTTCGTCCTCAGCGCTCAGGGGACAGGTGACGAACTCATGGTGGTACATCACCATGCAGCACAACAACGCTTTCAAAGAGGCGTTCATAAAGGTACAACCTGTGGCATCCCCCGCCCAGACATGACCGGTGTGCGCATCAACCAAGACCGCCACGCCAACGTCCGTTTCACTAATACAGATCCCCTGAATGTCATTCACACGCATGAAATGGAATGCCTCGACTGCATGAAAGCGAATGACGAGGTTACCCCCATCCGTAGCGTGGGGTGGAAGCCCTAGGTCTGTCAGAAAAACCAAGTTGTCGCTTCCGAGTGGCTATGGCGTCAAGCTGGCGGGCTCGTAAGAGCAGAGTGCCTGCCCCCACTCGCTGCGGATCAATCTTTGGCACACGTTCACGCTGCAAGATTACCCGCTGACAACTCGCTAACAGCCCCCGATCAACCTGGTTCTGGCATCAGTGCGGT
The DNA window shown above is from Deinococcus betulae and carries:
- a CDS encoding SUKH-4 family immunity protein, which gives rise to MVFLTDLGLPPHATDGGNLVIRFHAVEAFHFMRVNDIQGICISETDVGVAVLVDAHTGHVWAGDATGCTFMNASLKALLCCMVMYHHEFVTCPLSAEDEGEVYDDLPGTPATRARADQLRARLNAIDPLALDASTQGEDVSMWSYVVEEVEYGVI